In Thermodesulfatator atlanticus DSM 21156, one genomic interval encodes:
- a CDS encoding DUF4340 domain-containing protein gives MSKKALSLCVAFLLCSLGLYLFSLKGKNSGAIYQKLGRESFRKADEIKVYFLSPAQGFTLKKEGTRWVILSNFKKPAKGVLVEGFLDSLAGLEGELRARGKKHFGLFYLTDDKALHIELFKKGKLMGHILIGKRGPRWDSAFVRFSGDKSIYLVPENLLAKFDIEGDFPDHPRENAFLDLEIWPLPAKEIKKISFSGEKTTWEIVCNVNQCVFKEKGRAKELKPEEAEVFFRKLFPILAEKVLPEESFKGAQAKLSYLLHDGEQGELDLTCKKEKCLLKEQGFVYEVPKKELELLFRPERSFASF, from the coding sequence ATGAGCAAAAAAGCTCTTTCCCTGTGTGTGGCTTTCTTGCTTTGTTCCCTGGGCCTTTATCTTTTTAGTTTAAAGGGCAAAAATTCAGGAGCTATCTATCAAAAACTTGGCCGAGAATCGTTTCGCAAGGCAGATGAGATCAAAGTCTATTTTTTAAGCCCTGCGCAGGGCTTTACGCTTAAAAAAGAAGGCACACGTTGGGTAATTCTCTCTAATTTTAAAAAGCCTGCCAAAGGTGTTTTGGTGGAGGGATTTCTTGATTCCTTGGCCGGACTTGAAGGTGAATTGCGGGCCAGAGGCAAAAAACACTTTGGGCTTTTTTATCTCACTGATGATAAGGCGCTTCATATCGAGCTTTTCAAAAAGGGAAAACTTATGGGCCACATTTTAATTGGCAAACGCGGGCCTCGCTGGGATAGCGCTTTTGTGAGGTTTTCTGGAGATAAAAGCATTTATCTTGTGCCTGAAAATCTTTTGGCAAAGTTTGATATTGAGGGAGACTTTCCTGATCATCCCAGAGAAAACGCTTTTCTTGACCTTGAAATATGGCCGCTTCCTGCAAAAGAGATAAAAAAGATTTCTTTTTCAGGGGAGAAAACAACCTGGGAAATCGTTTGTAACGTAAATCAGTGTGTTTTTAAGGAAAAGGGCAGGGCAAAGGAACTCAAGCCCGAAGAGGCAGAAGTATTTTTCAGGAAGCTTTTCCCGATTTTAGCGGAAAAAGTCCTGCCAGAAGAAAGCTTTAAAGGGGCTCAAGCCAAACTTTCTTATCTTTTGCACGATGGAGAGCAGGGTGAACTTGATCTCACCTGTAAAAAAGAAAAGTGTTTGCTGAAAGAACAGGGCTTTGTTTACGAGGTTCCAAAAAAAGAGCTTGAGCTATTGTTTCGACCAGAGAGAAGTTTTGCCTCATTCTGA